The Merismopedia glauca CCAP 1448/3 DNA window TATAAATACAAAGGAAGTTTTCAATATGATCTGCCCTCATCTGATTTAGAGGCTTTGGAAATACTTGAGAATTTAATTTGTCACCATCATCAACTTTTATTCCTAAAGCACGAGCGCCATATGTTGTTCCAGCATGGCAATAAACTTTGTCAATCATAACTTGACAATGAACAGCAATTCTCAGTGAAAAATCATATTTTGCTAGTGGTCCGATACCAGAGTTAGAAATATCTTCAACAAACTGGTAAATTTTATCAAATTCATTGAAACTTTTAATATTATTAATATCAATTTTTTGAAGAGCCATATCCGCAACTTCATTTAGCTTTCTTCTGCCAATTCGGCATTGATGTCCGTGAATCTTGCCTTGATATTCACTTTTGAAGGCTAACTCTATAGCTTTTTTAAAAGGCAGATTGCGATAAAAGTCATAATATTTTTCTTGCTCAGGTTCAAAAAGTGACCTATACTCTGCAACTAAATCGGTAAGTTTCATGTTCTACTTTACTAACTCATCAACATAATTAGTATTCCCTAATTCATCAATCTAATTAAGAAGAGAAATCTGCGAACTTTCAACAGCGATCGCTTACCAGTTTTCAACGCACAATCACATTGATGCTGCGCGATCGCCCTATTGTTACACTGTGAGTAGAATGCAAGAGCCTAGAGGAAGCCATGCGATCGCAACAATCAACTAGAGAAAGATAAATGGAAATCATAGAACTCAAAGCCATAATTAAAGAAAGCGTTCGCGAAGTTTTGCGAGAAGAACGACTCATACTTTCTCAGATGCTTACCCCATACATCAGCGATGAAGAACAGATAGAACTAGAAACTGAATTTGGCTCTCCTGAAGATTATGACACTGAAGAACTCATCGATATGACACAATTGGTTCGAGAGGAGATGTTTATAAATAAGTTCTGAAGTTATTTGAAAGATAAGCGATCGCTTGCACTGTGCGAAAGGCGATCGCTCACACAATTCACTCTAATCTTTCAGAAACTGAAGTCACAATTCCAAAGGCAGAAACTTTGGGTAAAATATTCTGAGCTTATTACTTAATGTTTGCATAAACACCTCTGGCAGATGCACTCACGCCACTTTTCCACTTAGCGTCGTTGACAGATTGCCAAGTCAAATTAGATTTTAAACCGCTAGGATTTGCCCCGCCAAAACTGACATAGATGCGATTTACATTAATCGGAATTGCTTGGACTTGTCTGACTTTTAGAGTTTTGATATCGAATAAAACTCTGCCAATAATATGTTCTGAACCTGGGACTAAAGCGGGGTGAATAAAGTTACCAACACTTTCAAATAAAACGCCTTTTTTCCCAGTAGTGGATTGCACAATTCTGACAGGTTTCCAACGATGAGGACCACTGCCAAAAACTACATCGCCGTTATAATTACGAATAAAATTGTAGCCTAAATTAACTAAATCTATTTGGGTTTCATCCGTCCAACTATGAATAGCTAAAATCCTGATATCTGCATCTGCATCCCGTAAGGAGCGTAAGACAGTTTTTTCATCTTTAACACAAGTTACATAGGTGCAATCACCTTCAGCTAAATATAAACTAGCAAAAGCAACTTTTACCGGACGACCTTAAATATTAAAGGTTTTAACTCTGGCTAATTTTTGAGTTCCAACACCATGCCAAAGCCACCCACCGCCAATAGTTTGGGTGAGTTTTTCTAAGTGCTGAGATGAGACTAAAGCACCGTTAGCTTTATTGTCTCCCTGGGGACAATCGCGGGCATGATTATTAGCTAAACCAATCAGATTAAAGCCTTTTTGATAAGCTTGAATCAGGTTATCTGGATGGGAAATAAAGGCAAAAGAAGCAGGACCTAAAGCTGCCCAAAATCTATTGCATCTAGTGCCGACTGTAGTTTCCCAATTGAGAAAAGATAAATCTCCTTTATAGGATTTTCCTGTCGGATCGAATTGTTGCAATCGCTGTCCAAAAGTGGCTTTAATTGGCTGTTGATGAGTTTCCGCCATTGCTGAATCGCCCACACCCCGAATGTCTAAAAATTCGTTGGTGTTACCTCCAAATAGAGGTACAGGTTTTAAAGCATCTTTAGGGTTGCTTTGATTTGGTTCTTTAAAGATATTGACAGCAATTACGGGAGTTGTAGGTTCGGGGGGAAGTAGGATTTTCTTAACTACTGGTGTCGGAGAGGCAGAGGGAGTAGACTTGATCTCAACACTACTCTTTTGAGGCTTTGATTCTAAAGCTGTATTGGTACAAGCGGCGATCGCCCCTAAAATCAAAATTGAGAGGGAAATAGTTTTTGTCCGTTTCATTAATCCCATATTGAATGAATCCTCGATCGTACCTCTTTTTGCCAATGTTGAAAAACTCGCTCAAATCCCCTAATTTTACCTCTGCCTCATGCTGCTAAGTGCAGAAATGTTACTATATTTCCAACGTTGTCATCGTCGCACGTTTTTGGATACCTATGGCGATCTGACGCAAAAAGACCCTCTCTCTGATTTTCACCTCAGATTGCAGCAGGAGAGATTCGCTCATCAGCAAGCGGTTTTACAAGCACAAATCGAGCAAGGTGCTACTCTTCATCAAAAGCCAGTATATCCCAGTCAAGATTGGCAAGCTGGTGCCGAAGCTACCCAAGAAATGATGCGTCAGGGAGTGGAACGAATTTATCGGGGAGTGTTGACAGCAGAGGTTGACAGTGACGGAAAATTGGTGACTTTGGTGAGTGCGCCAGATTTACTAGTTAAACAGCCAGGAAAGTCTTATTTTGGAGATTGGGTATACGTACCAATCGATATTCACCTCGGTAAGCGCCCTAAGTTAGAATATCAAATCGTAGCGGCTTATCATGCCTATTTACTTAGCTTTGTGCAAGGAATATCTAGCGAGAAAGCTTGGTTAATTTTACGGGGGAAGGGATGGTATTTAGTAAATTTAGAGCGATCGCTTCCCCAAATGCAAGAAGCCTTGCAAGCTAGTTTGGCAATGTTGGTGCATGGGCGAGAACCGGAAGTATTCATTTCTCGTCAAATTTGTAATTTATGTCCTTGGTTCAGCAGTTGTTATCAAATTGCTAAGTCTCAAGAACATCTTTCGCTAATACCTGGTGTTTCTCCCACTCGCTACCAATCTTTACAAAAATTGGGGTTAAATACAGCAGAAGCGATCGCCAATAGCGATCCGGCTCAGTTAGCATTAGAGATAGGGTTAGATACGGCTCAACAACTAGTCAACCAGGCGAAATCTCTGACTAATAACTGTGCTATTCCTCGTCAACCGCATTTTCCAGCTAATTATTTACCAAACAGTCCTATAGAAATCTATTTTGATATTGAAGCAGAACCCGATCTCAATTTAGATTATTTGTTAGGAGTGTTAGTCGTCAATCAGGAAGAGGAAACACAAACATTTCACCCCTTTTTCGCCGAAAAACCCACAGATGAAGGCTCAATCTGGGAGCAATTTATTGATTTAGTTTCCTCTTACCCCAAGGCTCCAATTTTTCACTTCTCACCTTATGAAGCAGAAACAGTAAAAAGACTAGCCAAGCTATATCAGACTCCCAAAGGGCAAACCAGAGCTTTATTAGCTAGATTTGTGGATTTACACAAGCGATTACATTCTGCTGTCACCTTACCCGTTGAGAGTTACTCTCTCAAATCTATTGCTCGCTGGATGGGTTTTCATTGGCGCTACCCTCAAGCTAATGGTTCCCTGTGCATCTGTTGGTACAACAACTGGTTAGAAACTGGTTCTAGCTCTTGGCTCGACTTAATTGTCGCCTACAACGAAGATGATTGCCTAGCTACTTACCAAATTAAAGAGTGGTTAGCAGGATTCTTGCAGGAAACTATGTAGCCGAACTTGGGCGGGTTTTGTTTCTAATGAGGTTGTTACCGAGGCTGACTCTTCGACAAGTTTAGAGTATCACTTTTTTCCACTAATCTGACAAATTCAGCCCGATAACCATCTAAATCGGTTCCTTGTGACTGACTAGCTAATGCCAGTACAGATTTTAAAGTAGCATTACCCTTGTAAGGAGAATTCCGCAACACCATGCCAAAGCTAGCGACAGATGAAGCAAATTTGAAGTCAGTCGAGGCATTTTTGAAGGAGGTAAAGCGATCGCCTACGGGATAATTAATTAGTTGCGATTCATTTTGTTTGGGATCTTTATAGCGCAAATTAACTATCATTAGATCGTTAAAAACAGGCACCGCAGTAGTTGTTGGCTGTTCGGGTTTAGTATCTGCGATAGGAACATCAGATTTTACCCCAGTAGGAATAATCTCATACAAAGCTGTAACAGTATGTCCTGCACCTAATTCTCCAGCATCTTTGCGATCGTCATTAAAATCTTGATTAGCTAATTGGCGGTTTTCATAACCAATTAAGCGATAGGCTTGCACCTTTTGCGGGTTGAATTGGACTTGGATTTTCACATCTTTAGCTAATGTATACAAACTACCGCCAATCTCTTTAACTAAAGCTTTCTTCGCTTCCAAAAGACTATCAATATAGGCATAATTTCCATTGCCCTTATCAGCAATTTGCTCCATTTTAGCATCTTGCAAATTACCAGTTCCAAAGCCTAACACTGTTAAAAATATACCTTGATTACGCTTTTCTTCAATTAATTTAACCAACTCAGATTCACTAGAAATTCCCACATTAAAATCGCCATCGCTAGCTAAAACTACGCGGTTATTACCAGATGTCAGCAAGTTTTCTTGAGCGACTTTGTAAGCTAGGTTAATTCCTTCTCCACCAGCCGTAGAACCACCAGCTTCTAAGTTATCAATTGCCTGCAAGATTTTATCTTTTTGATTAGCTGGAGTTGAAGGTAAAACTAAACCAGCATTACCAGCATAAACTACGATCGCCACCCGATCTACAGGACGCAATTCATTAACTAATAAATGCAAAGAAGATTTGACTAAAGGTAATTTATTAGGATCTGACATGGAACCCGAAACATCTATTAGAAATGTGAGATTACTAGGAGGTAAACTCTCATTTGTCAGACGCTTTCCTTGCAATCCTACTTTAACTAACTTATGCTTTTCATTCCAAGGTGCTGAAGCGACTTCGGTAGTAATAGAAAAAGGTCTAGATCCTGACGGTTGGGGATAATCGTATTTAAAATAGTTAACCATTTCCTCAATTCGGATCGCATCTTGAGGTGGTATTTGTCCCTCATTAATAAAGCGGCGAACATTACTATAAGATGCTGTATCTACATCAATTGAAAATGTAGAGAGGGGATTAAGACTAGCTTTTAAAAAAGCATTATCTGTAA harbors:
- a CDS encoding TM0106 family RecB-like putative nuclease, which encodes MLLYFQRCHRRTFLDTYGDLTQKDPLSDFHLRLQQERFAHQQAVLQAQIEQGATLHQKPVYPSQDWQAGAEATQEMMRQGVERIYRGVLTAEVDSDGKLVTLVSAPDLLVKQPGKSYFGDWVYVPIDIHLGKRPKLEYQIVAAYHAYLLSFVQGISSEKAWLILRGKGWYLVNLERSLPQMQEALQASLAMLVHGREPEVFISRQICNLCPWFSSCYQIAKSQEHLSLIPGVSPTRYQSLQKLGLNTAEAIANSDPAQLALEIGLDTAQQLVNQAKSLTNNCAIPRQPHFPANYLPNSPIEIYFDIEAEPDLNLDYLLGVLVVNQEEETQTFHPFFAEKPTDEGSIWEQFIDLVSSYPKAPIFHFSPYEAETVKRLAKLYQTPKGQTRALLARFVDLHKRLHSAVTLPVESYSLKSIARWMGFHWRYPQANGSLCICWYNNWLETGSSSWLDLIVAYNEDDCLATYQIKEWLAGFLQETM
- a CDS encoding CapA family protein gives rise to the protein MKRTKTISLSILILGAIAACTNTALESKPQKSSVEIKSTPSASPTPVVKKILLPPEPTTPVIAVNIFKEPNQSNPKDALKPVPLFGGNTNEFLDIRGVGDSAMAETHQQPIKATFGQRLQQFDPTGKSYKGDLSFLNWETTVGTRCNRFWAALGPASFAFISHPDNLIQAYQKGFNLIGLANNHARDCPQGDNKANGALVSSQHLEKLTQTIGGGWLWHGVGTQKLARVKTFNI
- a CDS encoding vWA domain-containing protein yields the protein MIDRSRAIATKIALFSSLVLLGSLTACGNPNSTSSDKAENSGNAPTQVAPSVTTGKSKPSGTVRLRSEAQTTNTRTNQLPAPSLAQEPEKKDSNTSRGDNQEIDSSGGEGYRQITDNAFLKASLNPLSTFSIDVDTASYSNVRRFINEGQIPPQDAIRIEEMVNYFKYDYPQPSGSRPFSITTEVASAPWNEKHKLVKVGLQGKRLTNESLPPSNLTFLIDVSGSMSDPNKLPLVKSSLHLLVNELRPVDRVAIVVYAGNAGLVLPSTPANQKDKILQAIDNLEAGGSTAGGEGINLAYKVAQENLLTSGNNRVVLASDGDFNVGISSESELVKLIEEKRNQGIFLTVLGFGTGNLQDAKMEQIADKGNGNYAYIDSLLEAKKALVKEIGGSLYTLAKDVKIQVQFNPQKVQAYRLIGYENRQLANQDFNDDRKDAGELGAGHTVTALYEIIPTGVKSDVPIADTKPEQPTTTAVPVFNDLMIVNLRYKDPKQNESQLINYPVGDRFTSFKNASTDFKFASSVASFGMVLRNSPYKGNATLKSVLALASQSQGTDLDGYRAEFVRLVEKSDTLNLSKSQPR